From the genome of Triticum aestivum cultivar Chinese Spring chromosome 1A, IWGSC CS RefSeq v2.1, whole genome shotgun sequence:
AGGTATGTTCTTTTAGATGTAGGTTTGTATTTAGTTTTGCATAGATCCAGTTTGTGCTCACAGAAATCATCGATCAATCTCACCTCATTATCCTTGTTCACCTATCAGAAGCCAGGATAGGACCCAATAGGAATTGCTTTAGGTCCCGGTGCATTAAGTTTCTCTATCTGATCAATAACAACTTTTTTTAGTAAGCCTCGAGAGGGGCAGGGGTTCCTGCATTTCCTTAAAAAGGACAGTTTCCTGATTTATTAGGGAAATTGGGCGAAAATAGATATAATGGGCACAAAGACCCCGCCGGTCGCCAAAGCGACGGAACTCGAGAACAATAGACCACCACACAcaatgacaacccaacaaacaccaccGCCGATGGAGGGAGAGAAAACAAGCCACTATGGGAGAGGAGCGGGGTTGAGCCGCCCAAACATAGCAGGTGGTGAAGCGCACCACAGCTACTGTCATCCAGAGTCCGGAGAATTGAGGACGACAACAGCCCGGCCAGCACCTTGGCATACAACACACGAATGCATTGGTAACATACTTCACCAATTCTTTGTTAAGAGAAATGATCCAAAGAAAACCACAAGAAAAATTACACACTTTAATAGAAATTCAACTTCCATAGTTGCTCTCACTAATTATATTAATACCTTTTCTATGTCTTCATTGCCTACATTGTTGGTTTCTCAATTAGGTTCTTGAGCTTGCACACTTCTTTCTTCAACGCTTTCCCATAATTGGACAGTGCGTCGTCTCTAGTCTCATCTCTAATTTCTACTCTAGCAAGTAGTGCACAAGCATCTAGCaaatcgatgtactcttcttttcaatatcaaaacttgcatccatcctacaTATAATTTTCAGCAAATAATAAGTTACAAATTGTGATGAATCCGAAGAACAACCGTACAAATAAGCACTCATCCCGTCATTTTCGCACATGAAGAACACTCATACGAGATGTTTCGGCATGCTTGAAACTCGGCGCAGCACCAGCCGTGGGCAGTGGTCACACTTGATGACCGGCAGTGGCGAGCCAACGAGTAGTTGTCCCCTAatgggagagaggggggggggaggggggtcttACGTACTCTGACAGGTGGGCGGCCTAGTAAATATAGAATCCCACGGGTGCCGAGGAGTATAATTTTTACTTCTCTAACAAAATTGGGAAAGAAAATTCACTAATATTCGTATCAAAATTTTGACCTTATTTGGACTAAAGAATTAAGAGTTTTTGACTTTTCTACGCACAATTAACTTTGAGTCCTCCCTTCATTTTCTTCCAAGATTCGCCACTGGCTACGTGTTGATTAGAGAAGCAAACTGAAATTTATACTCCTCTAAGGctaactccaccgcgcgaccccaaacggacgtccgttttgtcctgtTTTTGTCCCTTTGggtagggatttggggtcgtgtccgggcctgtcctgggatgcggtggccgtgcgtccACCACGCAGACGCATCCTTTTGTCCCATCCTGTCCGCATCTATTTttaaaaaagggatatttcaaatgccAAGCCCCAGTTCACGACCCCAGTTCATCACGCcagcaacaaagccagcggcctacacgaCCATCGCCgacaacacagccagcggccggcaacacaatcagcctccaaaatgaatagttgtcctcgccggcaacacaacCAGTAGCCGGCAACACAACCGGCCTCCAAAGTGAATGTTTTTTCGCCGGCACACTGCCAACGGCCcagcgggcgggcggcacccatgccagcctccaaaaagaacggccacgccgatcggacgacctagttcaggccttcggcgtcgagcatctccttctgcttggcctcaaaccaggccctcgtcttgtcgctcatcttcgacaagtccatgctcatgatcgcaagggccacctccttcgctttggtggcggcattggtggcctcaatgtcgagctgcctctgcctggccttgacgttgtcggcctcgatgtcgagctgcctttgccgggcggcctcttccatgtcgagctgcctttgccgggccgcctcctccatgtctatcttcctcttcttggccgcctcctccatctcaagcttctgtctttggaggtctaggtattgcttcatttgctcgtccttactttgccgcttcttctcgtccctcacatccttatgtgacatcatgccatgcaaagtctcatgcaaggccatggtTGAGGCGtcacgtatgtcgtccaccttggagttggtcttgcccctcggcctcttcaacgcctcgccatccccacctccggcgaacttggccgttttcttgcctctcttcctttgaagttcacggtattgatctttgaacttagggcaattgttgatgagcgtccaacaatgcgtaagagtgaatggcttgtcattgtgccgggccttgaatgcctccaaagattgaaatgcctacaccacatgatcaacatgGAACCCCGCcggacggcccatgccaagcatgaggatggcgcgcgctttgttgacgaggtcctccttctcgtcgacagtggccttgcgccgcgcggcctccagctcctcgcgctgggcggcgaacttggccgcggcggcattgaTCTTGACGGccgctctccgttccctcctcttcgccgattccgcgtccaacttggcgatctcctccggcgtgcactccgaccgcggcttccttggcgccttcttcttcacctttgcggtcgggtcgacggccaggccacCGGAACTCGACGGGGCGTCGCCATGGacgagggagaggggggggggcgggagggacgtgggagggtttgggggaaatggcgccaaatgggcgtggggggggggttggtttctcccaccgacaggcgggccaggggaggacaagcgcgcgcgtcccgcccgtccgcgcgctgtccatttcaccccaaaaccggcgcaattttgggccggggatgggtcgaaagcggacacaaagcggacaaaagtccgtttgcgcccgcgcgctgggccgtctcgtttgtcccttttaccccaaatggacgggggcggacaggatagggtcacgcggtggagttgCCCTAACCGAAATGTTGTGCCACTAGCTGGCATGCATTATTGTACTCTCCCCGTTTTAAAATAAATGattcaactttgtattaactttatattaaagttagtataaatttgagtcatctattttagaacggatgGAGTGTTATTTTGGTTGCATGCATGAACTAGGCAGTATTGTGGTAATGATTCCACGTCCACAGCAGCAATTACCAGTGCCGCAAATGGAATGGCCTGgcgtgtgggtgtgggtgtgggtgtgggtgGTAGCTGGCATCCAATAATTACTGTGGAAATGCATGCACGCGGACGCGGGAGCTAAAACGAGCTACCGAGCCAGCCTTTCACTGCCATGTATGCATTGCCAAAGATGCGTGGTTTCCTCCTGTGTGAAGCCCATGAGGCCATGACCATGAGACGAAACGGAAACGAGATCACATGCCGGACCGGAccttctcctctctccctctctccctagACGAGACGAGAAAGAAACAGCCAGTGCAGCTCAGCTGGGCCGCACGCCTGCGCCTGCTCGACACGTCTCATCGCATGCAGGCTCGCCACTGCGCTGCTCAGTACTACGTACAGTATATGTTAGGAGCACACCAAGGTTCAAGAAGCACACCAAGCTTGCAAGGAAGGGCCTCCCATTATCTCATCATCTGACCAGTTGACGCACGTACGGtgagccccctcccctcccctcttgttggggcttcttcttcttcttcttcttcttcttctttcttgtgttTCTTTCTTGCTCATCTCTTCCAATATGTAGCTTGGATCCATGAGCATGGGCATGGACTCCCCGCAGAAGAAGCTTGGCTCCATATCCATGGACGGCGGCAAGACGCCTCCTCTGCTGCTTGAGGTTGCGGCCCAGCTGGCCAAGAAGGCGATAGCCGCTTCTCCGTTCCCGGATGCACACCGGCTGGCCAGCGCTTGGGCGTTCGTCAGCGCCAGGTTCTTCCCCGTCTCCATCGCCTTCGGCTCCCTCATCGACCTTCTACTCTGCAGCAAGGTACGTAATAATTAACTACGACTCAGTTCCCACTTCCCATTTCCCAGTCGATCGACCATGCGCCAACTTCGTCTTCGTCTTCCTGCAGCTGGGGTGGTGCCATTTTCTGGAGCGCGAGTGGGACCGGCCCATAGACAGCGCCCTCTGGATCGGCCTGTGGTGCTGCCCCGCACTCCAGGCGGCCGTGGCGGCGCTCGCTCTGCTGCTCCCGTCCCGCCACCGCCGGATCCGCCGTGCCCTTGCCTACCTCGCCGTCTCGGTCGCCATCGTCGGCCATTCTTTGATGGCCAGCCTCGTCCCCCTTGTTGTCGCTGCCTACCCAGGGCCAGGGCTAGGATACCTCCTGCTCATCGTCTTGTTCGTCTGCGCCGCGGCGGCGCTGGCGCAGATGCTCCCGTGCCTCTCCCTCCGGATCCGCCGTGCCCTCGCCCACCTCGCGCTCGCCATCGTCGGCCTCTGTATTTTGGCCAGCTTGGCCCTCGCCGTCGACACAGCATTCCTCATCCTCTTGATCGGCTACTCGGCGGTAATCTTCACCCTCGCGGTGGGTGACCTCCTCAGCTTCCTGGCCCTCCTCCTCGGAGGCGAGGAGGAGTAGCTGCTGATCGGCAAGCCGCGAGCTCCATATATCTCCATGGATCAGCTCATGAGGTACTCACGTACGTCCGACTGATGAGTAGTTGTAcgtagtagtaacttgatcatggATCTCCTACCACTTAATCTGCCTAGTATTGGACCTTAATTTGATGTGGAATTAATTAGCCTGTACGTTATCTGTGTGATGTGGAGCTTGCCTGGATTAGTATTGATGAACAAGCTATACATATATGGAGTCTTAATTTGATGTAGTATATATTGGACCTTTTCTCTGTATGCATGCCTAGCTTGCGGTATAATTGATGCTGGTGAAATCAGTTTATATCTATATATATGCATGCACACTCGTGTTGTATCTGGTGTTGAGCATTGTTTTTCATTCATTATGGAGACAACTCGAGTATAAATGTTGGCTTGGAATAACCAGTCCATCAGGGATGAGCTGAGGTCTCTCCTTAATTTCGATGTCTTGTTCATGTGGGAGCCAAAACCGCCATCTGCTTATGGTCAACAAACCCACACGTTGGGCACTTGTATGCATGAGCGCTCGAGCTCTTCGATGGATAAAGCTGTACTGCTTGGTAGTAAGCATTATCTCCTGTTCGGATGCCGATTTCAATCATCAGTTGTGGTCGTCCCTCTCGGGGGATAAATGTGGCTTGGAATAACCACTCCATCGGGGGATGAGTTGAGGTCCTCCTTAATTTTGTTGTCTCGTTCATTCGGAAGCCAAAATCGCTATCATCTGCTTATGGTCAACGGACCCACGCGCTGGGCACTTGTATCAGCGCTCGAGCAAGCTGCTCCCATGCTCTGTTTTGTA
Proteins encoded in this window:
- the LOC123180884 gene encoding uncharacterized protein; translated protein: MSMGMDSPQKKLGSISMDGGKTPPLLLEVAAQLAKKAIAASPFPDAHRLASAWAFVSARFFPVSIAFGSLIDLLLCSKLGWCHFLEREWDRPIDSALWIGLWCCPALQAAVAALALLLPSRHRRIRRALAYLAVSVAIVGHSLMASLVPLVVAAYPGPGLGYLLLIVLFVCAAAALAQMLPCLSLRIRRALAHLALAIVGLCILASLALAVDTAFLILLIGYSAVIFTLAVGDLLSFLALLLGGEEE